ATAAATAGCTACAGATTCAAGCGGTTTATTCGAGGGTGGGGACAGAAATCCACTTAGTGTAAAATCGCTAGTCGATTCCCACACCATTGTGCAAAGTTCGCCCTGAAGCGAAACACCCAGTGATCATAGCACGTAATACTTGATTTGCCTTTTAGGACAGAGTGTGTGGCTCTGAAAAGAGCCTTTGGGTCTTTAGATTTCGTTGCTGTATCTTTCACGCTTAGCCGCCGAAGCCGTACAGAGTGCGGCCCTGGCGCTTGAGAGCGTACACAACATCCATGGCGGTGACTGTCTTCCTCTTGGCGTGCTCGGTGTAGGTAACGGCGTCACGAATGACGTTCTCCAGGAACACCTTCAGCACACCACGGGTTTCTTCATAGATCAAACCAGAAATACGCTTGACACCGCCTCGGCGGGCAAGACGACGAATAGCTGGTTTGGTAATACCCTGGATGTTGTCGCGAAGGACTTTACGATGACGCTTAGCGCCACCCTTCCCAAGCCCCTTACCTCCCTTTCCTCGACCAGACATTGTTACTTATGCGTTTAAAACGAAAGTAAATTAAGTTGCTGTTATCCACTTTCTTATACAAGTAAGCACTACCTGATTGAAACCATGGAGCAACTTCAGGTCGATTGGTCAGCAGACGGTTCCGTATCTCTGTATACTTAGTGGATTTTGCCTTGTTTCAACTTGTCTGTTTGCTTTCAAaactattgttattattattactacactTTTGGATCTACAAGTTGTATTTTTTTAGAAAATCATGGAGTACATGATTCTGGTCTTTTAAAGATTTTCTGCTTCTGAAGAAACAGCTGGAATATGAAAGACATGTGGAGATTAGGAAATTTTATCCATAAAATGAGCTACAAAGTTCTGCAGGAAGTAGATCTAGTTGTAAATTATCGGTCCATTTCAAGGCTATGTAGAATGTTAAGACGTTCCCAACACCAAGGAGCGTGTAACACACCTGACCTAGGTCATGTCCACTTCTTTCTTTGCTTTTCAAAATCTGATACAACCTTCTATCTCTTCTTTTTGTTTCCAAATTGTTGAGGCCTGCTCACCTCACAAAGAAacgtgtttttttatatatatatatatatgtatgtatatgtatgtattgcATAACAATGCATGATGACATTTAGCTAATGCTGCAGATGAAGTAACTTTAAATATACTATCTAAAAATACAGCTGATTGGCAGGGTTTCAAATTGCAATATTCAGCAAGTAAATATTCGACTAGCCTTAAAAATAATCACAtttacaggacaaaggatgttccaaatgggccttataCACTCAGACTTATGCACCCATTGCTCAGGTAACTTTGTGAagaactacatgcatgccatatggaCCTGCACATCAGTGCAGAAGTTCTGGCAGAGGACATGTGAAGATCTATCAATATGGTTTAATTGTCGTATCCCAACCTCACccacattgtgcattttaggtcATGCAAATAAATTAGATATGGAAGGAAATAAGGCACACATAatccttactgccttaggcattgcaaagacaactatcttcatgaactggaaatcaaaaaacaatttatgtattactcagtatagaaatttaCTTTTAGATCTACTCCCTTCCGAAAAAATCAACTAGGTGAATTGGATTCTCTCTGGTACACACTGACCAATTCCATTATATagggggggtggtcggctgtggtctcATCTCCTCGTGGTCCTGGCGGGTGGTGGGGT
This window of the Paramormyrops kingsleyae isolate MSU_618 chromosome 19, PKINGS_0.4, whole genome shotgun sequence genome carries:
- the LOC111844431 gene encoding histone H4 gives rise to the protein MSGRGKGGKGLGKGGAKRHRKVLRDNIQGITKPAIRRLARRGGVKRISGLIYEETRGVLKVFLENVIRDAVTYTEHAKRKTVTAMDVVYALKRQGRTLYGFGG